A window of Bradyrhizobium diazoefficiens genomic DNA:
ATCGAATGCGCCAACCTGGTCGGTCGCGCCTTGCCGCTGATGCAATCGATCGGGCCGAACGTGGCCATGCTGAGCGCCATCACGGAAGAGCTGGGCAAGCTGGAAGGCCGCGTCGACGATCTCCATGACATCGGTCTGAAGGAGTTGTTTCTCAAGCATCGCGACGGCAACGCGATGGACTTCATCGTCGGCGCCGAGATCTACGATCACCTCGAAAAGGTGGCCGATCGCTTCGACGACGTCGCGAACGAGATCAACAGCATCGTCATCGAGCAAGTTTAACGCATGATCCAGAAAAGTGCATCGCGGTTTTCCTTCGCGACAAACGCTGAACGCGTTTGCGCGGACATCATGCGCAAAGTCTAAGGCGGGGCCGCTGTGGATGCTGCGTTGGGTCTTCCCGTCCTGGTCGGACTGATCGCCGTCGCGCTGCTGTTCGACTTCCTGAACGGCCTGCACGACGCTGCCAATTCGATCGCGACCATCGTCTCGACCCGCGTGCTGCGGCCGCAATTTGCGGTGATCTGGGCGGCATTCTTCAATTTCGTGGCCTTCATGGTGTTCGGCCTGCACGTCGCCCAGACCATCGGCATCGGCATCATCGATCCCGCCATCGTCGATGCCCAGGTGATCTTCGCGGCGCTGGTCGGGGCCATCGTCTGGAATCTCGTGACCTGGGCGCTCGGTATCCCGTCCTCGTCGTCGCATGCGCTGATCGGCGGCCTCGTAGGCGGCGGCATGGCCAAGGGCGGGCTCGCGGCGGCGGTGTGGAGCGGATTGTCGAAGACGCTGCTGGCGATCGTGCTGTCGCCGCTGGTCGGCTTCCTGCTGGCGATGCTGCTGGTGGCGATCGTGTCCTGGGCTTCGGTGCGCTCGACGCCGTTCGCGGTCGATCGCGCCTTCCGCATCCTGCAGTTCGCCTCCGCCTCGCTCTATTCGCTCGGCCATGGCGGCAACGACGCACAGAAGACCATGGGCATCATCGCGGTGCTGCTCTATTCGCAGGGGCATCTCGGCAGTCAATTCTCGGTGCCGTTCTGGGTGGTGCTGTCATGCCAGGCGGCGATGGCGCTGGGCACGCTGATGGGCGGCTGGCGCATCGTCCGCACCATGGGCCTGCGCATCACGAAATTGACGCCGATGCAGGGCTTTTGCGCCGAAACCGGCGGCGCCGCGACCCTGTTCATGGCGACCTTCCTCGGGGTTCCCGTCTCCACCACCCACACCATCACCGGCGCCATCGTCGGCGTCGGCGCCGCCCGCCGCGTCTCGGCGGTGCGCTGGAATGTTGCAAGCTCGATCGTCTACGCCTGGGTGATCACGATCCCGGCTTCGGCCGTCGTCGCGGCGCTGACCTGGTGGGCGGTCAAGATGTTCGTCAAGTAACGAGCTTCAGCCCGACAATCCCGGCGACGATGAGCCCGATGCTGGCAAGACGGAGGGCCGTCGCCGGCTCGCCGAACAGGATGATGCCCAGCGTCGCCGTGCCGACCGCGCCGATGCCGGTCCAGACCGCATAGGCAGTTCCGACGGGTAGCGATTTGAGAGCGAGTCCGAGCAGGATGATGCTGCCGCCCATGGCCGCGAGCGTGACGGCGGACGGAACAAGTCGGGTAAAGCCCTCGGTATATTTCAGGCCGATCGCCCAGGTGATCTCGAGAAGACCCGCGACGAACAGGATGCTCCAGGCCATGACGACCCTCCATGCAAGGCAGGGTCGTCCCCGCGGCTATAGGCTGACGAGCTGGAAGGCCGTCCTTCCCCAAGATCTATCCGATCACAGCCGATATGGGGCTGGCCGAAGGGCGCCGCAATCACCAAATGAGGCTTGATCAGGCCCGTTTTCCCTGCCAAACGCTGCCGCCATGTCCGACATCGCTACCACCACAGCCGAATCGCCGGCCCGATCCCCGCTTGCCGCTGAAGTGTCGCGGCGACGCACTTTTGCGATCATCTCGCACCCCGACGCCGGCAAGACGACGCTGACCGAGAAGCTGCTGCTGTTCGGCGGCGCCATCAATCTCGCCGGCCAGGTCAAGGCCAAGGGCGAGCGGCGCAACACGCGTTCGGACTGGATGAAGATCGAGCGCGAGCGCGGCATCTCGGTCGTGACCTCGGTGATGACCTTCGAGTTCGAAGGTCTCGTCTTCAACCTGCTGGATACGCCGGGCCACGAGGACTTTTCGGAAGACACCTATCGCACCCTCACGGCGGTCGATTCCGCCGTTATGGTGATCGACGCCGCCAAGGGCATTGAGGCGCGCACCCGGAAGCTGTTCGAGGTGTGCCGCCTGCGCGATATCCCGATCATCACCTTCATCAACAAGATGGACCGCGAGAGCCGCGACGTCTTCGAGCTGCTCGACGAGATCGAGAAGACGCTGGCGCTCGACACCACGCCGATGACCTGGCCGGTCGGCCGCGGCCGCGACTTCCTCGGCACCTACGACGTCGTCGATGGCGGCGTGCGCCTGCTCGAAGGCGGCGGCGCCAAGACCGGCGCAGCACAACAGATCAAAATCGAAGAACTCGCCAAGCTCAACGCCAATCTCGACGTCTCTGCCGTGAAGGACGAGCTCGAGCTCGTCACCGAAGCTTCAAAACCGTTCGAGCTCGAAGCGTTCCGCGAGGGCCATCTGACGCCGGTCTATTTCGGCAGCGCGCTGCGCAATTTCGGCGTCGGCGACCTGCTGGAAGGTCTCGGCAAGTTCGCTCCCGAGCCGCGCGCGCAGGACAGCGACCAGCGCAAGGTCGAAGCCACCGATCCGCGCATGAGCGCCTTCGTCTTCAAGATCCAGGCCAACATGGATCCGAACCACCGCGACCGCATCGCGTTCGCGCGCCTATGCTCCGGCAAGCTCAGCCGCGGTATGAAAGCCAAGCTCGTGCGCACCGGCAAGAGCATGCCGCTGTCGAGCCCGCAATTCTTCTTCGCCCAGGACCGCTCGGTCGCGGACGAAGCCTTCGCCGGCGACGTCGTCGGCATTCCCAATCACGGCACGCTGCGTATCGGCGACACGCTGACCGAGGGTGAGGATTTCAACTTCGTCGGCGTGCCGAGCTTCGCGCCGGAAATCGTCCGCCGCGTCCGTCTCACCGACGCGATGAAGGCGAAGAAGCTGAAGGAAGCGCTGCAGCAGATGTCGGAAGAGGGCGTGGTGCAGGTGTTCCGCCCGCGCGACGGTGCGCCGGCGCTCGTCGGCGTGGTCGGGGCGCTGCAGCTCGACGTGCTGAAGGCGCGGCTGGAAGCGGAGTATTCTCTGCCGGTCGAGTTCGAGGTCAGCGAGTTCCAGCTGGCGCGCTGGGTCTCCTCGGACGACCGCAAGAAGCTCGACACCTTCATCGCCGCCAACACCTCCAGCATCGCCGACGACGTCGACGGCGATCCCGTGTATCTGGCGCGGAACGAGTTCTATCTCGGCTACACGAAGGAGCGCGCCGAGGGCATCGAGTTCACCAACGTCAAGGACGTCAAGAAGAAGGGGTAGGGGCGGCTTCGGCCCATCGGTAGCGCCGCCACACTGCGCGATCACACCTCCGCTGTCATGCCCCGGCTTGCCGTCTTCGCTGAAGCTTCGCCGGCCGAGTGCGCTTATAAGCCCGGCGTAGCTTGGCGGAGCCGGGAACGGGGCATCCAGTACGCCGCGGCCCCTCGGCTCAATCACTGTCCCGGAGTACCGGGTCGCCCGGTCCCGGCTCCGCCAAAGGCTTCGCCGGGCATTCGGTATTTGGGCCGGCGAAGCTTCAGCGAAGACGGCAAGCCGGGCGACGACACCGTCAATGAACGCAGGCATGTGAACGTTCATAGGCTTGACGTTGTCGGAGGCAAGGCCACGTTCCCGGCGTATGGCATCGCGAGTTCACTCCATGTGGCGCGGCATCCTTGTTGTTCTCCTGCTGGCGATTTCGACGGTTGCCGCCGACGCGCGACGACCCCGCCAGATCAATCCGATTCCGTTTGCGCACGAGCCGTGCAGCGTGCTCGACAATCGGCCCTGCACGCCATCCTATTGCAGCCCCCTCGAGCCCGGCCCCTGCATTCCCGAGATCGACTATCCCACCGGCCAGAACCTTCAACTCAAGATCGAGAGCGTCCCGGCGGAAGCCGATCGCGCCAAATATCAAAAGCCCGATCACGATCTCGACACGATCGGCGATCTCTTCGCCGAGTTGCGCAGCTGCTGGGCGCCGCCATCGGACAATGCGCGCGCGGGCATGCAGATGTCGGTGCGTTTCAGCTTCAACAAAATGGGTGGTCTGATTGGCCCGCCGCGCCTGACTTATGCGACCGCCGGTGTCCCCGCCGATACCCGAACGACCTACCTTAATGCGATCAATGCATCGCTCAATGCCTGCCTGCCGCTGAAGTTCACCGATGGCCTTGGCGGTGCATTGGCCGGGAGGCCGATCGCGATCCGATATATCGACAATCGCCAGCTCGGGAAATAGCTCTCTGTTCTCGGCATAAGACGTGAGAGTTGCGACTTGCGGTCAATCGATGATACCTCAGAGGCGGGGGCGTTGGCTGAAGGGGAGGATGTCGTGGGTCTGCTGATCATGATCCTGGGGCTTGCGCTGTTTTTTGCAACGCATGTGTTCACCACCAAACGTAAGGCGCGCGCGCAGGCGATCGCGAGGCTGGGCGAGGGGACCTACAAGATCGTCTATGCTCTGCTCTCGCTCGCTGGGCTCGCGCTGATCATCTGGGGCTTTGCCCATTATCGCAGCTCCGGCTGGATCGACGTCTGGTATCCGCCGAAGGCGCTGAAGCATATCGCGGTCGCGCTGATGCTGCCCGCGGTGATCCTGGTCGTGGCGTCTTACTTGCGCGGCCGCATCTATGCGACGCTGAAGCATCCGATGCTGGCCGGCATCAAGTTGTGGGCGGTAGCGCATCTCTTGGCCAACGGCGATCTCGGCTCCATCATCCTGTTCGGATCGTTCCTGGGTTGGGCAGTCTATGACCGCATTTCCCTGAAGCATCGCACCGACGCCGGTGCCCCGCCGATTCCGGTGGGCGGCGTCACCAACGACCTGATCGCGGTCGCGGTCGGTGTCGTCGTCTATCTGGCCCTGGCGTTCGTGTTCCATCCGGTCGTGATCGGCGTGCCGGTCGTGGGAGTCTAACCGCAGCCGATCAGCGCAAGTCCGTTCCGCGCAGCCATGCGCGGAAGGTGACAAAGCAACAAGCCGAGGAGGTTCCGATGGACTGGTCGCAATCTCGGATTCCGCCGATGCGGTTCGAGGCGCGCTTTGGCGATCGGGTGGTGCCGGCCTTTTGCGACCGGCCGGCGAGTCTGTGGACGATGATTGCGGACGCCTGTGCCCGCAATCCCGATGGTGAGGCGCTGATCTCCGGCAATGTCCGGCTGAGCTGGCGGCAGGCCGTGGAGCAGGCGAGGCGGATCGCGGCAGGTCTTCGCAAGCTGGGATTGCAGCGCGGCGACCGCGTCGCGATCCTGCTCGGCAACCGTATCGAGTTTCCGCTGCTGCTGTTTGCTGCCGCGCACGAGGGGCTGGTGACGGTGCTGCTCAGCACGCGCCAGCAGAAGCCGGAGATCGCCTATGTGCTCACCGATTGCGGCGCGAAGAGCCTGATCCATGAGGCGGCGCTCGCGGAGCGGCTGCCCGATGCACAGGATGTGCCCGATCTGGTCCACCGTATCGCCATCGACGACGATCCGGCTCTGTCACGATTCGTCGTGCTCGCCGACAACGCCCCGGCTTCGGCGCCCGTCGAAACGAGCGAGGAGGACACCGCGATGATCCTCTACACCTCGGGCACGACAGGCAAGCCGAAGGGGGCGATGCTGGCCCATTGCAACATCATCCATTCCTCGATGGTGTTCGTGTCTTGCCTGCAGCTCACGCAAGCGGACCGCTCGATCGCAGCGGTGCCGCTCGGCCACGTCACCGGCGTCGTCGCCAACATCACGACGATGATCCGCTGCGGCGGCGCGCTGATCATCATGCCCGAGTTCAAGACCGCCGACTATCTCAAGCTCGCGGCGCGCGAGCGTGTCACCTACACGGTGATGGTGCCGGCGATGTATAATCTCTGTCTGCTCCAGGCGGATTTCGACAGCTACGATCTGACGAGCTGGCGCATCGGCGGTTTTGGCGGCGCGCCGATGCCGGTCGCGACCATCGAGAAGCTCAAGGCGAAGATTCCCGGCTTGATGCTGATGAACTGTTACGGCGCGACCGAGACGACGTCGCCCTCGACGATCATGCCGGGCGAACTGACCGAGAGCCACATCGACAGCGTCGGCCTGCCGTGCCCCGGGGCGCACATCGTCGCGATGGATGCGAATGGGCGCGAACTGCCGCACGGCGAGATCGGTGAGCTTTGGATCCAGAGCGGCTCCGTCATCAAGGGCTATTGGAATAACCCGAAGGCCACAGCCGAGAGTTTTACTGCCGGTTTCTGGCACTCGGGCGATCTCGGCTCGGTCGATGCGGAAGGGTTCGTTCGCGTCTTCGACCGGCAGAAGGACATGATCAATCGCGGCGGCCTGAAGATCTATTCGGCCGAGGTCGAATCGGTGCTGGCAGGCCATCCCGCCGTGGTTGAGAGTGCGATCGTCGCCAAGGCCTGCCCGGTGCTGGGTGAGCGCGTCCACGCCGTGGTCGTGACGCGCGCGCCGGTCGCCGGGGAGGCCCTGCGGGCCTGGTGCGCCGAGCGCCTGTCCGACTACAAGGTTCCCGAAACCATGGCGATCACGGCAGACCCGCTGCCGCGCAATGCCAATGGCAAGGTGCTGAAACGGCAGTTGCGGGAGCGCCTGGGAGCCTGAGCCGGACAGGCGCCCCCGGGCTCTTCCGGGTGGTTAACGCCTTGATCGGGCTCGCTTTGCCTTGCCACCGCCATATCGTTAGGGTACCTCGCCGGCACACGGGGGACGGGATTCCTGACGCGAACGCTTCGGCGCGCGTCCCCGGACGGGTATGGGATTAGCATAAGTGTCTGAATTATTTGACGAAGTCGACGAGGAAGTACGTCGCGAACAGCTCAAGAGGCTGTGGGACAAATATTCGATCTACTTCATCGCCCTGATGGTGCTGATCGTGGCTGCCGTCGGCGGCTGGCGCGGCTACCAGTATCTGGAGGCCAAGAAGGCCGCTGAGGCCGGCGCCGCCTTCGAGAAGGCGGTCGAGCTGTCCGACCAGGACAAGCACGCGGAGGCTGAGGCCGCCTTCACCGAGCTCGCCGCAAACGCGCCGTGGGGCTATCGCACCCTGGCGCGGCTGCGCGCCGCGGGCGAGGCCGCCAGCCGCGATCCCAAGGCTGCCGCGAAAATGTATGACGACATTGCTGCCGACGGCAGCGTAGGCGGCGAGTGGCAGGATCTGGCGAAGATCCGCGCTGCCGGTCTGCTGCTCGACAGCGCCAGCTATGCCGACATGCAGCAGCGGCTGGAGCCTTCCGCCGCGCCCAAATCGACCTTCCGCCACAGCGCCCGCGAGATGCTGGCGCTGTCGGCCTGGCGCAACAACGACATGACCGCGGCCCGCAAATGGCTCGATGCGATTGCCGAAGACGGTGAAACGCCGCCCGGCCTGCGCTCGCGCGCTGAGGCGCTCCAGGCCCTGCTGCCGCCCGTCGCCAAGAGCTGACGACGGCCCTCTGACGTAACGAGACACAAGATGCGCCGCACGCCACGCTTGATCGCAGCCGCCGTCCTGATCGCCTTCACGGGCGTTCTGGGCGGCTGCTCCAGCTTCGATCCAAGCGACCTGCTCGACTTCCTCGACACCAAGAAGAAGCTGCCGGGTGACCGCAAGCCGGTCTTCCCGGAGGGTGTGCCGGGCCTCGAGCAGGGCGTCCCGAAGGAGCTGTACAAGGGCGCGGAGCAGGAGCCCGATCCGAACGCGCCTGCCGTCGCGGCTTTGCCTGCGGAGCCGCCGCCCGAGCCGGCCAAGCCGGCGAAGGGGGCCCATGCGAAGAAGACCAGGCGGCCGGCTGCCACAGCAGCAGCACCGGCTGAAGCGTCCGCCGGCGAGGTCGATGGCGAGGCTCAGCCGGAGGCGGCGCCACCCACGACCGCTCCGCCGCCCAAGCACAAGATCGTCCGCAAGCGCACCACCGCGCCGCCGCCGGATCAGCCGGTCCAGCAGGCGCAACCGGCCCAGACCACGCAGCAGCAATCGCAGAGTGCCTTCCCGGCACCGCTGCCGAGCGGCAGCTTCTCGCGCTAGTTTTTCCCATTACATTGACAGGCGCAGCCTCGGCAGCGCACGAATGACCGATGTCCTTCACAATCGCCATCATCGGCCGGCCCAATGTCGGCAAATCGACGCTGTTCAACCGCCTGGTTGGACAGAAGCTCGCGCTCGTCGATGACCTGCCGGGCGTCACCCGCGACCGCCGCGAGGGTGAGGCGAGGCTCGGCGACCTCGAATTCACCATCATCGACACCGCCGGCCTCGACGAGGGCGCCAGGGGCTCGCTGACCGCGCGCATGCAGGAGCAGACCGAGACCGCGATCGCACAGGCCGACGCGCTGTTCTTCGTCGTCGATGCCCGCGTCGGCCTCACGCCCACCGATCGCGCTTTCGCCGATTTCGCCCGCAAGGCCGACAAGCCGGTGCTGCTGGTCGCCAACAAGAGCGAGGGCAAGCACGGCGATGCCGGCGCGATGGAAGCCTTCGCGCTCGGCCTTGGCGACCCCATCCAGATCTCGGCCGAGCATGGCGAGGGCATGGGCGAGCTCTACGATGCGCTGGCCAAGCTGATGCCGGAGCCCGTCGACGAAGACGAGGCCGAGGACGACGCGCCCCTCACCGAGGAAGAGGCCGCGACGCGCCCGATCCGGGTTGCCATCGTCGGCCGGCCCAATGCCGGCAAGTCGACGCTGATCAACCATCTGCTCGGCGAGGAGCGCCTGCTGACGAGTCCGGAGGCCGGCACCACGCGCGATTCCATCGCGGTCGAGATCAACTGGAAGGGCCGCGATTTCCGCGTGTTCGACACCGCCGGCCTGCGCCGGCGCTCGCGCATCGAGGAGAAGCTGGAAAAGCTCTCGGTCGCCGACGCACTGCGCGCGGTGCGATTTGCCGAAGTCGTCGTTCTGATGATGGACACGCAGAACCGCTTCGAGGAGCAGGATCTGCGCATTGCCGATCTGATCGAGCGCGAGGGCCGCGCGATCGTGCTCGCCGTCAACAAATGGGACCTGATGGAGACCAAGGGCGGCGGCGCGATCTCGGGCCTGCGCCGCGATGCCGATCACTGGTTGCCGCAGGTCAAGGGTGTGCCGATCGTCGCCGTCTCGGGCCTGATGGGCGAGGGCATCGACCGCCTGATGCAGGCGATCCAGGACGCCTACGCAGTCTGGAACAGGCGCGTGCCGACCTCGGCGCTCAATCGCTGGTTCGAGCAGGCGGTCCAGGCCAATCCGCCGCCCGCGGTGTCCGGCCGCAGGCTGAAGCTGAATTACATCACGCAGAACAAGGCGCGCCCGCCGAGCTTCGTGCTGTTCTGCTCGCGCGCGGACGCGGTGCCGCAGTCCTATTTGCGCTATCTCACGAATTCCATGCGTGAGAGCTTCGATCTGCCGGGCACGCCGGTGCGCATCACTCTGCGCGAGAAGGCCAATCCCTTCGCCCACAAGCGCAAGCGGCCGTCGTGAGCGAGGGTACCGGCGAGGCGGTGGCGTACAGCGCAGCGCCAATCCGGCGCGGCGCGGTCGCTTTCATCTTCGTCACCATCCTGCTCGACATGCTCGCGCTCGGCGTGATCATGCCGATCCTGCCGAAGCTGATCGAGAGCTTTGTCGACAACGACGCCGCGCATGCGGCGCGCATCTTCGGTTTGTTCGGCACCGCCTGGGCGCTGATGCAGTTCGTGTTCTCGCCACTGCTTGGCGCGCTGTCGGACCGCTTCGGGCGCCGACCGGTGGTGCTGCTGTCGAATTTCGGGCTCGCGGCCGACTACGTGCTGATGGCACTCGCGCCGTCCCTGGCATGGCTGTTCGTCGGCCGCGTGATCTCCGGGATCACGTCGGCCAGCATCTCGACGGCCTTTGCCTATATCGCCGACGTCACGCCGCCGGAGCGCCGCGCGGCGATCTTCGGCCGGATCGGTGCAGCTTTTGGCGCCGGCTTCGTCCTCGGTCCTGCGTTGGG
This region includes:
- a CDS encoding inorganic phosphate transporter gives rise to the protein MDAALGLPVLVGLIAVALLFDFLNGLHDAANSIATIVSTRVLRPQFAVIWAAFFNFVAFMVFGLHVAQTIGIGIIDPAIVDAQVIFAALVGAIVWNLVTWALGIPSSSSHALIGGLVGGGMAKGGLAAAVWSGLSKTLLAIVLSPLVGFLLAMLLVAIVSWASVRSTPFAVDRAFRILQFASASLYSLGHGGNDAQKTMGIIAVLLYSQGHLGSQFSVPFWVVLSCQAAMALGTLMGGWRIVRTMGLRITKLTPMQGFCAETGGAATLFMATFLGVPVSTTHTITGAIVGVGAARRVSAVRWNVASSIVYAWVITIPASAVVAALTWWAVKMFVK
- the sugE gene encoding quaternary ammonium compound efflux SMR transporter SugE gives rise to the protein MAWSILFVAGLLEITWAIGLKYTEGFTRLVPSAVTLAAMGGSIILLGLALKSLPVGTAYAVWTGIGAVGTATLGIILFGEPATALRLASIGLIVAGIVGLKLVT
- a CDS encoding peptide chain release factor 3; protein product: MSDIATTTAESPARSPLAAEVSRRRTFAIISHPDAGKTTLTEKLLLFGGAINLAGQVKAKGERRNTRSDWMKIERERGISVVTSVMTFEFEGLVFNLLDTPGHEDFSEDTYRTLTAVDSAVMVIDAAKGIEARTRKLFEVCRLRDIPIITFINKMDRESRDVFELLDEIEKTLALDTTPMTWPVGRGRDFLGTYDVVDGGVRLLEGGGAKTGAAQQIKIEELAKLNANLDVSAVKDELELVTEASKPFELEAFREGHLTPVYFGSALRNFGVGDLLEGLGKFAPEPRAQDSDQRKVEATDPRMSAFVFKIQANMDPNHRDRIAFARLCSGKLSRGMKAKLVRTGKSMPLSSPQFFFAQDRSVADEAFAGDVVGIPNHGTLRIGDTLTEGEDFNFVGVPSFAPEIVRRVRLTDAMKAKKLKEALQQMSEEGVVQVFRPRDGAPALVGVVGALQLDVLKARLEAEYSLPVEFEVSEFQLARWVSSDDRKKLDTFIAANTSSIADDVDGDPVYLARNEFYLGYTKERAEGIEFTNVKDVKKKG
- a CDS encoding NnrU family protein — protein: MGLLIMILGLALFFATHVFTTKRKARAQAIARLGEGTYKIVYALLSLAGLALIIWGFAHYRSSGWIDVWYPPKALKHIAVALMLPAVILVVASYLRGRIYATLKHPMLAGIKLWAVAHLLANGDLGSIILFGSFLGWAVYDRISLKHRTDAGAPPIPVGGVTNDLIAVAVGVVVYLALAFVFHPVVIGVPVVGV
- a CDS encoding class I adenylate-forming enzyme family protein; the protein is MDWSQSRIPPMRFEARFGDRVVPAFCDRPASLWTMIADACARNPDGEALISGNVRLSWRQAVEQARRIAAGLRKLGLQRGDRVAILLGNRIEFPLLLFAAAHEGLVTVLLSTRQQKPEIAYVLTDCGAKSLIHEAALAERLPDAQDVPDLVHRIAIDDDPALSRFVVLADNAPASAPVETSEEDTAMILYTSGTTGKPKGAMLAHCNIIHSSMVFVSCLQLTQADRSIAAVPLGHVTGVVANITTMIRCGGALIIMPEFKTADYLKLAARERVTYTVMVPAMYNLCLLQADFDSYDLTSWRIGGFGGAPMPVATIEKLKAKIPGLMLMNCYGATETTSPSTIMPGELTESHIDSVGLPCPGAHIVAMDANGRELPHGEIGELWIQSGSVIKGYWNNPKATAESFTAGFWHSGDLGSVDAEGFVRVFDRQKDMINRGGLKIYSAEVESVLAGHPAVVESAIVAKACPVLGERVHAVVVTRAPVAGEALRAWCAERLSDYKVPETMAITADPLPRNANGKVLKRQLRERLGA
- a CDS encoding tetratricopeptide repeat protein; this translates as MSELFDEVDEEVRREQLKRLWDKYSIYFIALMVLIVAAVGGWRGYQYLEAKKAAEAGAAFEKAVELSDQDKHAEAEAAFTELAANAPWGYRTLARLRAAGEAASRDPKAAAKMYDDIAADGSVGGEWQDLAKIRAAGLLLDSASYADMQQRLEPSAAPKSTFRHSAREMLALSAWRNNDMTAARKWLDAIAEDGETPPGLRSRAEALQALLPPVAKS
- the der gene encoding ribosome biogenesis GTPase Der, which encodes MSFTIAIIGRPNVGKSTLFNRLVGQKLALVDDLPGVTRDRREGEARLGDLEFTIIDTAGLDEGARGSLTARMQEQTETAIAQADALFFVVDARVGLTPTDRAFADFARKADKPVLLVANKSEGKHGDAGAMEAFALGLGDPIQISAEHGEGMGELYDALAKLMPEPVDEDEAEDDAPLTEEEAATRPIRVAIVGRPNAGKSTLINHLLGEERLLTSPEAGTTRDSIAVEINWKGRDFRVFDTAGLRRRSRIEEKLEKLSVADALRAVRFAEVVVLMMDTQNRFEEQDLRIADLIEREGRAIVLAVNKWDLMETKGGGAISGLRRDADHWLPQVKGVPIVAVSGLMGEGIDRLMQAIQDAYAVWNRRVPTSALNRWFEQAVQANPPPAVSGRRLKLNYITQNKARPPSFVLFCSRADAVPQSYLRYLTNSMRESFDLPGTPVRITLREKANPFAHKRKRPS